The sequence CAATCTTTATGAAGGCACTGTACAACGCCTGGTGCAAGTTGGAAGAAACGGTGGTGCAGGTGTTTCTGGTCACGATTACCTTCCTGGTCTTTGCTTCGGCTATTTTTCGCACCATCGGCAGGCCGCTGAACTGGGCCACGGATGTATCCTTGCTGCTCGTTGCTTGGACGGTATTTCTGGGAGCCGATATGGCTCTCAGAAATACCGGATTGGTGCGGGTGGACATGATTACGAAGCGGTTCTCCCCCCGGGGGCGGAGAATGATCCAATTAGCCTGGTATCTGGTTATGCTGGTGTTCCTGGCGGCACTTATCCGGTATGGGGTGCCCCTGGCGATAGAAAGCTCCAAGCGTTTGTTCCAAACATTGCGTATTAGTTATTCCTGGGCAACCATGAGTGTGCCCGTAGGTTCCTTCTGTATGATGATTACCATTGTGCTGCGAATGTCTAAGCTCTTCAAGAACCAAACCGTTGAGGAGAAATAAGCCTATGCTGGTTGTTTTGATCATCTTTTTGTTCTTGTTGATGTTCGGTATGCCGGTGGCCTTTGCCATCGGGGTTTCCGGTGTGGTCTATTTCCTCATGACACCGGAAATCCCCTTTTCCATTGTGGTGCAGCGGGTGGTGGCCTCCACCCAATCATTTACCTTACTGGCCATTCCCCTGTTCGTCTTCGCCGGCAACTTGATGAACTATACCGGGATTACCAAAAGGCTGGTGAAACTGGCGGACGTCCTGACCGGGCACATGTACGGCAACCTGGCCCAGGTGAGCTGTGTGCTCAGTACCCTCATGGGTGGGGTGTCAGGGTCCTCCAATGCCGATGCCGCCATGGAGTGCCGCATCCTCGGCCCTGACATGATTAAGAAAGGTTATGCCAGGGGTTACGGCGGTGCCATAAACGGTTTGTCTTCCCTCATCGTTTCCACTATTCCTCCGAGTATGGGCCTGATTATTTATGGTTCCGTAGGGGAAGTGTCCATCGGCCGCTTG is a genomic window of Clostridia bacterium containing:
- a CDS encoding TRAP transporter small permease, with product MFMKALYNAWCKLEETVVQVFLVTITFLVFASAIFRTIGRPLNWATDVSLLLVAWTVFLGADMALRNTGLVRVDMITKRFSPRGRRMIQLAWYLVMLVFLAALIRYGVPLAIESSKRLFQTLRISYSWATMSVPVGSFCMMITIVLRMSKLFKNQTVEEK